A stretch of the Mesorhizobium huakuii genome encodes the following:
- a CDS encoding ABC transporter ATP-binding protein — MADSKAKPGLLLDIRNLRIEATVYPPGEPPKNIVLVHDVSLTLEKGKVLGLIGESGAGKSTIGLSSMGYGRGGVRITGGEVILNGRDILKGGKEGFRKLRGREVCYVAQSAAAAFNPAHRLMDQVVEATLLHGTATRAEAEKRAVALFKKLSLPNPETIGERFPHQVSGGQLQRVMTAMALCSEPDLIVFDEPTTALDVTTQIDVLAAIKDAIRDTHVAALYITHDLAVVAQVSDEIMVLRHGRLVEWGGTRQIIKEPRQEYTNALVSVHEIEHAEQKPGTTPFLSVKNVTAAYGRSHIKVLKNVSVDIYPGQTLAVVGESGSGKSTLARAITGLLPPEEGTVTFDGRPLANRLADRPKEDLRQLQMIYQMADVAMNPRQTVGTIIGRPLEFYFGIRGKERDRRVAELLDKIEMGKGFFDRYPAELSGGQKQRVCIARSLAAKPKLIICDEVTSALDPLVAHGILELLLELQKEENVAYLFITHDLATVKSIADSIAVMYRGEVVRYGPKSTVLTPPFDAYTDLLLSSVPEMEIGWLEKAIKGRRMASAGN, encoded by the coding sequence ATGGCCGACAGCAAAGCGAAGCCTGGCCTGCTCCTCGACATCCGCAATTTGCGCATCGAGGCCACCGTCTACCCGCCCGGCGAGCCGCCGAAGAACATCGTGCTGGTGCATGACGTCTCGTTGACGCTGGAAAAGGGCAAGGTGCTGGGCCTGATCGGCGAATCCGGCGCCGGCAAGTCGACCATCGGCCTGTCGTCGATGGGCTATGGCCGCGGCGGCGTGCGCATCACCGGTGGTGAGGTGATCCTAAACGGCCGCGATATCCTCAAGGGTGGGAAGGAAGGTTTCCGCAAGCTGCGCGGCCGCGAGGTCTGCTATGTCGCGCAATCGGCGGCGGCGGCCTTCAACCCGGCGCACAGGCTGATGGATCAGGTGGTGGAAGCCACTCTGCTGCACGGCACGGCGACACGCGCCGAGGCCGAGAAGCGCGCCGTTGCGCTGTTCAAGAAGCTCAGCCTGCCAAACCCCGAAACCATCGGCGAGCGCTTTCCGCACCAGGTCTCGGGCGGCCAGCTGCAGCGCGTGATGACGGCAATGGCGCTGTGCTCGGAGCCGGACCTGATCGTCTTCGACGAGCCGACCACGGCGCTCGACGTGACGACGCAGATCGACGTACTGGCGGCGATCAAGGATGCCATCCGCGATACGCATGTGGCGGCGCTGTACATCACCCACGACCTTGCCGTTGTCGCCCAGGTCTCTGACGAGATCATGGTGCTGCGCCATGGCCGGCTGGTCGAATGGGGCGGCACCCGCCAGATCATCAAGGAACCGCGCCAGGAATACACCAATGCGCTGGTCTCGGTGCACGAGATCGAGCACGCCGAACAGAAACCCGGCACGACGCCGTTCCTGTCGGTCAAGAATGTCACCGCTGCCTATGGCCGCAGCCACATCAAGGTGCTGAAGAACGTTTCGGTCGACATCTATCCCGGCCAGACGCTGGCCGTGGTGGGTGAGTCCGGCTCCGGAAAGTCGACGCTGGCGCGCGCCATCACCGGTTTGCTGCCGCCAGAGGAAGGCACCGTCACCTTTGACGGACGTCCGCTGGCCAACCGGCTGGCCGACCGGCCGAAAGAAGATCTGCGCCAGTTGCAGATGATCTATCAGATGGCGGACGTGGCGATGAACCCGCGCCAGACGGTCGGCACCATCATCGGCCGGCCGCTCGAATTCTATTTCGGCATACGCGGCAAGGAACGCGACCGGCGCGTCGCCGAGCTGCTCGACAAGATCGAGATGGGCAAGGGCTTTTTCGACCGCTACCCGGCCGAGCTTTCCGGCGGCCAGAAGCAGCGTGTCTGCATTGCCCGTTCGCTCGCCGCCAAGCCCAAGCTGATCATCTGCGACGAGGTAACGTCGGCGCTCGACCCGCTGGTCGCTCACGGCATCCTAGAGCTCCTGCTCGAGTTGCAGAAAGAGGAGAACGTCGCCTATCTGTTCATCACCCACGATCTGGCGACGGTGAAGTCGATCGCCGATTCGATCGCGGTGATGTATCGCGGAGAGGTGGTGCGCTATGGGCCGAAGAGCACGGTACTGACCCCGCCCTTCGATGCCTATACCGATCTTCTGCTTTCCTCGGTTCCCGAGATGGAGATCGGCTGGCTGGAAAAGGCGATCAAGGGGCGGCGCATGGCCAGCGCGGGGAACTGA
- a CDS encoding ABC transporter permease, translated as MLDIKRIPIPALIGIILTALFVLAAVFAPWISPHDNAEIVGDVWEPMSAAHWLGTDNLGRDLLSRMIYGARITLFIAVLATAMSFSLGAILGFSAAVFGGWFDTILSRLVDLLMSIPTLIMGLVVLSVLPTNLVTLIMVMGILDSTRVYRLSRAVAVDINVMDYVEAAKLRGEGSAWIIFREILPNALSPLVSELGLRFIYAVLFLSTLSFLGLGVQPPDADWGGMVKENKDGIVFGIGAALIPAAAIAMLAISVNLVADWVLNRTTSLKGGRG; from the coding sequence ATGCTCGATATCAAACGCATCCCCATCCCCGCGCTGATCGGCATAATCCTGACCGCACTGTTCGTGCTGGCGGCGGTCTTCGCGCCCTGGATCTCACCGCATGACAACGCTGAGATCGTCGGCGATGTCTGGGAGCCTATGTCGGCGGCGCATTGGCTGGGCACCGACAATCTCGGCCGCGATCTGTTGTCGCGGATGATCTACGGCGCACGCATCACCCTGTTCATCGCGGTGCTGGCCACCGCGATGTCATTCTCGCTCGGTGCCATACTGGGCTTCTCGGCGGCGGTGTTCGGCGGCTGGTTCGACACGATCCTGTCGCGCCTCGTCGACCTCCTGATGTCGATCCCGACGCTGATCATGGGCCTGGTCGTGTTGTCGGTGCTTCCGACCAACCTGGTGACGCTGATTATGGTGATGGGCATTCTCGATTCGACACGCGTCTATCGCCTGTCGCGAGCGGTGGCCGTCGACATCAATGTCATGGACTATGTCGAAGCCGCCAAGCTGCGTGGCGAAGGCAGCGCCTGGATCATCTTCCGCGAAATCCTGCCCAATGCGCTGTCGCCGCTGGTTTCGGAACTCGGCCTGCGCTTCATCTATGCGGTGCTGTTTCTGTCGACGCTGTCCTTCCTCGGTCTTGGCGTGCAGCCACCGGATGCCGACTGGGGCGGCATGGTCAAGGAAAACAAGGACGGCATCGTCTTCGGCATCGGGGCGGCACTGATCCCGGCGGCGGCGATCGCCATGCTGGCGATCTCGGTCAACCTCGTCGCCGACTGGGTGCTTAACCGTACGACCAGCCTGAAGGGAGGACGCGGGTGA
- a CDS encoding ABC transporter permease, translated as MSSPILKLIAQRIALGVLLLLAISVLIFAGTQILPGDVAQAILGQSATPESLANLREQLGLNDPAYVRYFHWLGGVLTGNLGTAMSSGQDIATSIKGRLWNTLFLAFWAAIVAVPLAIILGLIAVRYRNGWVDKLISGLALASTSFPEFFIGYVLVYFFAVKWQIFPGISTVYDGMPFGERMQAIALPATALTLVVLAHMMRMTRAAILNVMQSAYVETAELKGLSAFNVIRKHAFPNAIAPIINVVMLNLAYLIVGVVVVEVIFVYPGMGQYLVDHVTKRDVPVVQAVGLIFAAVYISLNIIADIAAIIANPRLRHPK; from the coding sequence ATGTCTTCACCCATCTTGAAGCTAATTGCCCAGCGCATCGCGCTGGGCGTCCTCCTTTTGTTGGCCATTTCGGTCCTGATCTTCGCCGGCACGCAAATCCTGCCCGGCGACGTCGCGCAAGCCATTCTGGGACAATCGGCGACGCCGGAGTCGCTCGCCAATCTGCGCGAGCAGCTCGGGCTGAACGACCCGGCCTATGTCAGGTATTTCCACTGGCTCGGCGGCGTGCTGACCGGCAACCTTGGCACGGCCATGTCGAGCGGCCAGGATATCGCCACCTCGATCAAGGGCCGGCTGTGGAACACGCTGTTCCTCGCCTTCTGGGCGGCGATCGTGGCCGTGCCGCTGGCGATCATCCTCGGCCTGATCGCGGTGCGTTACCGCAATGGCTGGGTCGACAAGCTGATCTCCGGACTGGCGCTCGCGTCGACCTCCTTCCCGGAATTCTTCATCGGCTATGTGCTGGTCTACTTCTTCGCTGTGAAGTGGCAGATCTTTCCCGGCATCTCGACCGTCTATGACGGCATGCCGTTCGGTGAGCGGATGCAGGCGATCGCGCTGCCGGCGACGGCGCTGACGCTGGTGGTGCTCGCCCACATGATGCGCATGACGCGCGCGGCGATCCTCAACGTCATGCAGTCGGCCTATGTCGAGACGGCGGAACTGAAAGGCCTGTCGGCCTTCAACGTCATCCGCAAGCATGCCTTCCCGAACGCGATCGCGCCGATCATCAACGTCGTCATGCTCAACCTCGCCTATCTGATCGTCGGCGTCGTCGTGGTCGAGGTGATCTTCGTCTATCCCGGCATGGGACAATATCTCGTCGATCACGTCACCAAGCGTGACGTGCCGGTGGTGCAGGCCGTCGGCCTGATCTTCGCCGCCGTCTACATCAGCCTCAACATCATTGCGGACATAGCGGCGATCATCGCCAATCCGCGTCTCCGACATCCGAAATAG
- a CDS encoding ABC transporter substrate-binding protein, protein MSNELEFLSRHVAAGKLSRRDFLGRAAALGIAAPFANSLLSSAARAAGPVKGGTLKAGLVGGESTNSLDPALMMTQVPFAFGKCWGEMIVELSPDGKLENRIAEEIGSSDDAKTWTLKIRDGVEFHNGKTVTAEDVAATLERHSDEKSKSGALGYMKGIATIKASGKEVVLTLKEANADLPYLLSDYHLIVQPNGGKDKPDAGISAGPYVVKTNEPGVRHGGERFANYWQGDKMGHADQIEVIVINDATARTAALQGGQVNMINRVEPKIVDLIKRVPGVTIRNHAGPGHYVFIMHCNTAPFDNNDLRMALKLAIDREEMLTKVLRGYGSLGNDFPINSSYPLFTEIEQRKYDPDKAKFHYKKSGHDGTVLLRTSDVAFPGAVDASQLFQQSAAKAGIKIELKREPGDGYWNEVWNKQPFCASYWGGRSTQDQMYSTAYLSTADWNDTRFKRPDFDKMVLAARAELDEAKRKQMYHDMAVMVRDEGGLILPMFNQFIDATGAKVDGWVDDPHQELMNGYALAKCWLQA, encoded by the coding sequence ATGTCAAACGAACTGGAATTCCTTAGCCGGCATGTTGCAGCCGGCAAGCTGAGCCGTCGTGATTTTCTCGGTCGGGCGGCAGCGCTCGGCATCGCCGCGCCCTTCGCCAACTCGCTGCTTTCAAGCGCGGCGCGGGCGGCAGGACCGGTCAAGGGCGGCACGCTGAAGGCCGGCCTGGTCGGCGGTGAATCCACCAACAGCCTCGATCCGGCGCTGATGATGACGCAGGTGCCGTTCGCCTTCGGCAAGTGCTGGGGCGAAATGATCGTCGAGCTGTCGCCGGACGGCAAGCTCGAGAACCGTATCGCCGAGGAGATCGGCTCCTCGGACGATGCGAAGACCTGGACCCTGAAAATCCGCGACGGGGTCGAATTCCACAACGGCAAGACCGTGACTGCCGAGGACGTGGCCGCCACGCTTGAGCGTCATTCGGACGAGAAGTCGAAATCCGGCGCGCTCGGCTACATGAAGGGCATCGCGACCATCAAGGCCAGCGGCAAGGAAGTGGTGCTGACGCTGAAGGAGGCCAATGCCGACCTTCCCTACCTGCTCAGCGACTATCACCTGATCGTCCAGCCGAATGGCGGCAAGGACAAGCCCGATGCCGGCATTTCGGCCGGCCCGTACGTGGTCAAGACCAACGAGCCCGGCGTACGCCATGGCGGCGAGCGTTTCGCCAACTACTGGCAGGGCGACAAGATGGGCCATGCCGACCAGATCGAAGTCATCGTCATCAACGACGCCACGGCGCGCACGGCGGCCCTGCAGGGCGGCCAGGTCAACATGATCAACCGCGTCGAGCCAAAGATCGTCGACCTGATCAAGCGCGTGCCGGGCGTCACCATCCGCAACCATGCGGGTCCGGGCCACTATGTCTTCATCATGCATTGCAACACAGCACCCTTCGACAACAACGACCTGCGCATGGCGCTGAAGCTCGCGATCGACCGCGAGGAGATGCTGACCAAGGTGCTGCGCGGCTATGGCTCGCTCGGCAACGACTTCCCGATCAACTCGTCCTATCCGCTGTTCACCGAGATCGAGCAGCGCAAGTACGATCCCGACAAGGCCAAGTTCCACTACAAGAAGTCCGGCCATGACGGCACCGTGCTGCTCAGGACCTCCGACGTCGCCTTCCCCGGCGCGGTCGATGCCTCACAGCTCTTCCAGCAGAGCGCGGCCAAGGCCGGTATCAAGATCGAGCTCAAGCGCGAGCCCGGCGACGGCTACTGGAACGAGGTCTGGAACAAGCAGCCCTTCTGCGCTTCCTATTGGGGTGGCCGCTCGACGCAGGACCAGATGTACTCGACAGCCTATCTGTCGACCGCCGACTGGAACGACACGCGTTTCAAGCGCCCGGACTTCGATAAGATGGTGCTGGCAGCGCGCGCCGAACTCGACGAGGCCAAGCGCAAGCAGATGTACCACGACATGGCCGTCATGGTGCGCGACGAAGGCGGCCTGATCCTGCCAATGTTCAACCAGTTCATCGACGCCACCGGCGCCAAGGTCGATGGCTGGGTGGACGATCCGCACCAGGAACTGATGAACGGCTACGCCCTGGCGAAGTGCTGGCTGCAGGCCTGA
- a CDS encoding CocE/NonD family hydrolase, producing the protein MKTITEFPRKVVEFPDMGIVMPDGCRLSARVWMPEDAGDDPVPVILEHLPYRKRDGTIFRDQLTHPYFAGHGYASIRVDMRGNGDSEGLMDDEYSEQELQDACDVIAWAASQPWCNGNVGMMGISWGGFNCLQVAAKQPPALKAVISLCSTVDRYADDIHYKGGCLLIENFGWASTMLSYSSRPPDPLIAGDNRWRDLWLTRLENQAFLAPLWLKHQHRDAYWKRGSICEDFSAVKAAVLSIGGWHDGYRNTISHLVTNIEAPVKGIVGPWIHKYPHYAGPQPAIGFLQEALRWWDRWLKDAKTGVENDPAYRAYVMDSVRPARWHPERPGRWVAEQQWPSPAIKTQTVELISAGSRPAIVASPQNCGLAGGEYFPFTFGPELPGDQRPDDALSVCFDQPELAEAIDIVGAPEVQVTLSSDRPQANIAVRLCDVHPDGASELISYGVLNLTHRDSHEFPQALVPGETVSARVVLDQCAYRVPAGHRLRVAVSNAYWPMIWPSPEPVRLTLSAATLALPLRPLAKGNEATFAEPEGAAPWATETVRPANSERHVDRDEKTGIVTLSIADDFGAVRDLDHGLVNGSIARETWTIHPDNPLSATGKTHWTQTLSRNGWSVRTETWAEMRSDEQNFIVSARIEAYEGEKIVFERNFEEKIPRALV; encoded by the coding sequence ATGAAAACCATCACTGAATTTCCCCGCAAGGTCGTCGAATTCCCCGATATGGGCATCGTCATGCCGGATGGCTGCCGGCTGTCGGCGCGGGTGTGGATGCCGGAGGATGCCGGCGACGATCCGGTGCCTGTGATCCTCGAGCACTTGCCCTACCGCAAGCGCGACGGCACCATTTTTCGCGATCAGCTGACGCATCCCTATTTTGCCGGGCACGGTTATGCCTCGATCCGCGTCGACATGCGCGGCAATGGCGATTCCGAAGGGCTGATGGACGACGAATATTCCGAGCAGGAATTGCAGGACGCCTGCGACGTCATCGCCTGGGCGGCCAGCCAACCCTGGTGCAATGGCAATGTTGGCATGATGGGCATTTCCTGGGGCGGCTTCAACTGCCTGCAGGTCGCGGCCAAGCAGCCGCCGGCGCTGAAGGCCGTGATCAGCCTGTGCTCGACCGTCGACCGCTACGCCGACGACATCCACTACAAGGGCGGCTGCCTGCTGATCGAGAATTTCGGCTGGGCATCGACGATGCTGTCCTACTCGTCGCGGCCGCCGGACCCGCTGATTGCCGGCGACAACCGCTGGCGCGATCTGTGGCTGACGCGGCTGGAGAACCAGGCTTTCCTGGCGCCGCTGTGGCTGAAGCACCAGCATCGCGACGCCTATTGGAAGCGTGGCTCGATCTGCGAGGATTTTTCCGCCGTCAAGGCGGCCGTGCTGTCGATCGGCGGCTGGCATGACGGCTACCGCAACACGATCTCGCACCTCGTCACCAACATCGAGGCGCCGGTCAAGGGCATCGTCGGCCCCTGGATCCACAAATATCCGCATTATGCCGGACCCCAGCCGGCCATTGGCTTCCTGCAGGAAGCTCTGCGCTGGTGGGACCGCTGGCTGAAGGATGCCAAGACCGGCGTCGAGAACGATCCCGCTTACCGCGCCTATGTGATGGACAGCGTGCGCCCGGCCCGCTGGCATCCGGAGCGACCCGGTCGCTGGGTGGCGGAGCAACAATGGCCGTCGCCGGCCATCAAGACGCAAACGGTCGAACTGATCTCCGCAGGCAGCAGGCCGGCCATTGTCGCCTCGCCCCAGAATTGTGGCCTCGCCGGTGGCGAATATTTCCCGTTCACCTTCGGCCCGGAACTGCCGGGCGACCAGCGTCCCGACGATGCGCTGTCGGTGTGTTTCGACCAGCCGGAACTCGCCGAGGCCATCGACATTGTCGGTGCGCCGGAAGTTCAGGTCACGCTCTCGTCCGATCGCCCGCAGGCCAACATCGCGGTGCGGCTCTGCGACGTGCATCCCGACGGCGCTTCGGAACTGATCTCCTACGGCGTGCTCAACCTGACGCACCGCGACTCGCATGAATTCCCGCAGGCGCTGGTGCCGGGCGAGACCGTGTCGGCGCGCGTCGTGCTCGATCAATGCGCCTACCGCGTGCCGGCCGGCCACCGCCTGCGCGTCGCCGTGTCGAACGCCTATTGGCCAATGATCTGGCCCTCGCCGGAGCCGGTGCGGCTGACCTTGTCGGCTGCGACACTGGCCTTGCCGCTACGGCCGCTTGCAAAAGGCAACGAAGCGACGTTCGCCGAGCCGGAAGGGGCTGCGCCCTGGGCCACCGAGACGGTTCGGCCCGCCAATTCCGAACGCCATGTCGATCGCGATGAAAAGACTGGAATCGTCACGCTTTCCATAGCGGATGATTTTGGCGCGGTGCGCGATCTCGACCACGGCCTGGTCAATGGCAGCATCGCCCGCGAGACCTGGACGATCCACCCTGACAATCCATTGTCAGCCACGGGAAAAACCCATTGGACACAGACACTGTCGCGAAATGGATGGTCGGTGCGTACCGAGACATGGGCCGAGATGCGATCGGACGAACAAAACTTCATCGTCAGCGCCAGAATCGAGGCTTATGAGGGCGAAAAAATTGTCTTCGAACGCAATTTCGAGGAAAAGATTCCGCGCGCGCTTGTTTGA
- a CDS encoding type II toxin-antitoxin system MqsA family antitoxin produces MATRDESRTMISPETGETLTRQVRPFTVTYKGESIIVDLPGYYPATGNEGVHVGDDMIAVEAALRALKEKIDGVPAPATIRRMRTKLKLSQREAGSLFKVGENAFDKYERGLIEPSGPTIQLMTLLEKHPELLDELR; encoded by the coding sequence ATGGCGACAAGGGATGAAAGTAGGACGATGATTTCCCCCGAAACCGGAGAAACCCTGACGCGTCAGGTGCGTCCATTCACTGTGACCTATAAGGGCGAGAGCATAATTGTCGACCTTCCGGGTTATTATCCGGCCACCGGGAACGAGGGGGTGCATGTTGGGGACGACATGATTGCTGTCGAAGCGGCTCTTCGCGCCCTCAAGGAAAAGATCGACGGCGTTCCCGCTCCGGCAACCATCCGCCGTATGCGCACAAAGCTCAAACTGTCACAGCGCGAGGCAGGATCCCTGTTCAAAGTCGGCGAAAATGCTTTCGACAAATATGAACGAGGCCTGATCGAGCCAAGCGGCCCGACCATCCAACTGATGACGTTGCTGGAAAAACATCCCGAACTGCTGGACGAATTGCGGTAG
- a CDS encoding type II toxin-antitoxin system MqsR family toxin: protein MDTLAITTSALRDALGLGFDRAGIVEVIGDMTRKMFVKSMTTFADHRVWQDVYHVPARDLLLYVKFQADVVTEFTVMSFKEK, encoded by the coding sequence GTGGACACGCTGGCAATCACAACATCCGCGCTGCGAGACGCTCTCGGTCTTGGTTTCGATCGCGCCGGCATTGTCGAGGTGATCGGCGACATGACACGCAAGATGTTCGTGAAGTCGATGACGACTTTCGCGGATCATCGGGTTTGGCAGGACGTCTACCATGTGCCGGCGCGTGACCTGCTCCTCTATGTGAAATTCCAGGCGGATGTCGTGACCGAGTTCACGGTCATGTCGTTCAAGGAGAAATGA
- a CDS encoding nucleoside deaminase, giving the protein MTDISLIDRLLDVIEHDIVPKTADGVAHGNKLFGAAILRKDDRSLVLAETNNEIENPLWHGEVHCLKRFYEMPKAERVDTKDALFIATHEPCSLCLSAITWTGFDNFYYLFSHEDSRDSFAIPHDLKILKEVFTLDPGGYNAENAYWKSFSIRRLVRALPEAERERLETRIGKISARYDELSGAYQASKSENDIPLD; this is encoded by the coding sequence ATGACCGACATTTCGCTGATCGACCGCCTGCTCGACGTCATCGAGCACGACATCGTGCCGAAGACGGCTGACGGCGTTGCCCACGGCAACAAGCTGTTCGGCGCAGCGATCCTGCGCAAGGACGACCGCTCGCTGGTTCTGGCCGAAACCAACAACGAGATCGAAAACCCGCTCTGGCATGGCGAGGTGCATTGCCTGAAGCGGTTTTACGAGATGCCGAAAGCCGAGCGCGTCGACACCAAGGACGCGCTGTTCATAGCCACGCACGAGCCCTGCTCGCTCTGCCTTTCGGCGATCACCTGGACCGGCTTCGACAATTTCTACTACCTCTTCAGCCACGAGGATTCGCGCGACAGTTTTGCCATCCCGCACGACCTGAAAATCCTGAAAGAGGTCTTCACCCTCGACCCCGGCGGCTACAATGCCGAGAACGCCTATTGGAAGAGCTTTTCCATCCGCAGGCTGGTGCGGGCGCTGCCCGAGGCCGAGCGCGAACGGCTGGAGACGCGCATCGGCAAGATCTCGGCACGCTACGATGAACTGTCCGGCGCCTACCAGGCGAGCAAAAGCGAAAACGACATCCCGCTAGACTAG
- a CDS encoding ureidoglycolate lyase, giving the protein MTRIVARPLTREAFAPFGDVIDMGGDNHYPINGGKAERYHDLATAEAAGLNARVLISMVRGTPYEMPLKLIMVERHPLGSQAFIPLSPCPFLVVVCHDGKEGPGEPHAFITAPGQGINYSRNLWHGVLTPLGEPQDFLIVDRGGDGSNLEEFHFSHAYEIHLP; this is encoded by the coding sequence GTGACCCGCATCGTTGCGCGGCCGCTGACCCGCGAGGCCTTTGCCCCCTTCGGCGATGTCATCGACATGGGCGGCGACAACCACTACCCGATCAATGGCGGCAAGGCCGAACGCTACCACGATCTCGCCACCGCCGAGGCGGCGGGACTGAACGCCCGCGTGCTGATCTCGATGGTGCGCGGCACGCCTTATGAGATGCCGTTGAAGCTGATCATGGTCGAGCGTCACCCCCTCGGCAGCCAGGCTTTCATCCCGTTGTCGCCGTGCCCGTTCCTGGTCGTCGTGTGCCATGACGGCAAGGAGGGGCCGGGCGAGCCGCACGCCTTCATCACCGCGCCCGGACAAGGCATCAACTATTCGCGCAATCTCTGGCATGGCGTGCTGACGCCGCTCGGCGAGCCCCAGGATTTCCTGATCGTCGACCGCGGCGGCGACGGCTCGAACCTCGAAGAGTTCCATTTCTCGCACGCCTACGAGATCCACCTTCCCTGA
- a CDS encoding bifunctional allantoicase/(S)-ureidoglycine aminohydrolase — protein MDTIRMPERTYYAPHGGHPGQSELLTGRAVFTEAYAVIPKGVMQDIVTSALPFWDKTRVWILSRPLSGFAETFSQYIVEVAPGGGSDRPEPDAGAEGALFVVEGELTILLAGKKHVLRPGGFAFLPPASGWTVRNESKAAVRFHWIRKAYEVVDGLDTPEAFFTNEQDIAPTPMPGTEGRWATTRFVDPADLRHDMHMTIVTLEPGAVIPFAETHVMEHGLYVLEGKAVYRLNQDWVEVEAGDYMWLRAFCPQACYAGGPGKFRYLLYKDVNRHAKLGGAGIGSRAR, from the coding sequence ATGGATACGATCAGGATGCCAGAGCGCACCTACTACGCACCGCATGGCGGCCATCCCGGCCAATCTGAATTGCTGACAGGCCGTGCCGTCTTCACCGAGGCCTACGCCGTCATCCCCAAAGGCGTGATGCAGGACATCGTCACCAGCGCCTTGCCGTTCTGGGACAAGACCCGCGTCTGGATCCTGTCGCGGCCGCTGTCCGGCTTCGCCGAGACGTTTTCGCAATACATTGTCGAGGTCGCGCCCGGCGGCGGCAGCGACCGGCCGGAACCCGATGCCGGCGCCGAGGGCGCCCTGTTCGTGGTCGAAGGCGAACTGACGATTCTGCTCGCCGGCAAGAAGCATGTTTTGCGGCCGGGAGGCTTTGCCTTCCTGCCGCCGGCCAGCGGCTGGACGGTTCGCAACGAAAGCAAGGCGGCAGTCCGCTTCCATTGGATTCGCAAGGCCTACGAGGTGGTCGACGGTCTCGACACGCCGGAGGCCTTTTTCACCAATGAACAGGATATCGCGCCGACGCCGATGCCCGGCACAGAGGGTCGCTGGGCGACGACACGCTTCGTCGATCCCGCCGATTTGCGCCACGACATGCACATGACCATCGTCACGCTCGAGCCCGGCGCTGTCATTCCCTTCGCCGAGACGCATGTCATGGAACACGGGCTCTACGTGCTGGAAGGCAAGGCGGTGTACCGCCTCAACCAGGACTGGGTCGAGGTCGAAGCCGGGGACTATATGTGGCTGCGCGCCTTCTGCCCGCAGGCCTGCTATGCCGGCGGCCCCGGCAAATTCCGCTACCTGCTCTACAAGGACGTCAACCGGCACGCCAAGCTCGGCGGGGCGGGCATTGGCAGTCGCGCGCGGTGA